In Deltaproteobacteria bacterium RBG_16_64_85, one DNA window encodes the following:
- a CDS encoding peptide-methionine (S)-S-oxide reductase: protein MAVVNLLLLAAVVEAAGKNDAAGEGRRMENATFAGGCFWCMEHPFDRLEGVVSVTSGYTGGSKKSPTYQEVSAGGTGHAESVQILYDPAKIGYGRLLDVFWHNIDPTTPDRQFCDVGNQYRPAIFYHNEEQKRLAEESRRELEKTKPFKGSVVTEITPASEFYPAEDYHQKYYEKNPIRYKFYRYNCGRDQRLKELWGAKSGS from the coding sequence ATGGCCGTCGTCAACCTGCTGCTGCTTGCGGCTGTCGTTGAAGCAGCGGGGAAAAACGATGCGGCCGGAGAGGGGCGTCGGATGGAAAATGCGACGTTCGCGGGGGGCTGCTTCTGGTGCATGGAGCACCCCTTCGACCGGCTGGAAGGCGTGGTATCCGTCACGTCCGGATACACGGGGGGCTCGAAGAAAAGCCCTACGTATCAGGAGGTTTCGGCCGGCGGTACCGGGCATGCGGAATCCGTCCAGATCCTTTACGACCCGGCGAAGATCGGTTACGGAAGGCTGCTGGACGTCTTCTGGCACAACATCGACCCCACCACGCCGGACCGGCAGTTCTGCGACGTGGGGAACCAATACCGTCCGGCCATCTTCTATCACAACGAAGAGCAGAAGCGGCTCGCCGAGGAATCGAGGCGGGAATTGGAAAAGACAAAGCCGTTCAAGGGAAGTGTCGTCACGGAGATCACTCCGGCGTCGGAGTTCTACCCCGCGGAGGATTACCATCAGAAGTATTACGAGAAGAACCCGATCCGGTACAAGTTTTACCGATACAACTGCGGCCGCGACCAGCGCTTGAAGGAACTCTGGGGGGCAAAATCAGGCTCGTGA
- a CDS encoding aldo/keto reductase has product MRYKLLGRSGLRVSDLCLGAMTFGDEWGWGASKEESRRMFEVFAEAGGNFIDTANYYTNGTSERFVGEFVASERERFVIATKYTLNMRPDDPNGGGNHRKNLVQSLEASLARLRTDYIDLYWVHAWDPMTPTDELMRALDDAVRAGKVLYVGISDTPAWVVARANTFADWKGWTPFVGLQIPYSLIERTPERDLLPMAEALDLAVTPWGTLGGGVLTGKYKAGEDRPKETRFSAAAQWGDAFLTDRNLRIAEEAESVARETGRSASQVAIAWVRQHRRGVMVPIIGATKVSQLRDNIGALEIGLTPEQMMRLDDVSRIDLGFPLDFLGGVQQIVYGKTFPLIDNHRRRS; this is encoded by the coding sequence ATGCGGTACAAGTTGCTGGGAAGGAGCGGCCTGAGGGTGTCCGATCTTTGCCTGGGCGCCATGACCTTCGGGGACGAGTGGGGGTGGGGCGCTTCGAAGGAGGAGAGCCGCAGGATGTTCGAGGTGTTCGCCGAGGCCGGCGGAAACTTCATCGACACCGCCAATTACTACACGAACGGCACGAGCGAAAGGTTCGTGGGCGAGTTCGTTGCCTCGGAGCGGGAGCGATTCGTGATCGCCACGAAGTACACGCTGAACATGCGGCCGGACGATCCAAACGGCGGAGGGAACCATCGCAAGAACCTGGTGCAGTCCCTGGAAGCCAGTCTTGCGCGGCTTCGCACCGATTACATCGACCTCTACTGGGTCCACGCGTGGGATCCCATGACCCCCACCGACGAACTGATGCGCGCCCTCGATGACGCGGTCCGCGCAGGCAAAGTCCTCTACGTCGGGATCTCGGACACTCCGGCGTGGGTTGTTGCACGTGCGAACACCTTCGCCGATTGGAAGGGGTGGACCCCGTTCGTCGGGTTGCAGATCCCCTACAGTCTCATCGAGCGCACTCCCGAGCGGGATCTACTGCCGATGGCGGAGGCGCTGGATCTCGCCGTGACCCCATGGGGGACGCTCGGAGGCGGCGTCCTCACGGGGAAATACAAGGCGGGGGAGGACCGCCCCAAGGAGACCCGCTTCTCCGCGGCGGCGCAGTGGGGCGACGCGTTCCTGACCGACCGGAACCTGCGGATCGCCGAAGAGGCGGAGTCGGTGGCGAGGGAAACGGGCCGCAGCGCCTCCCAGGTTGCGATCGCCTGGGTGAGGCAGCACCGGCGCGGGGTAATGGTACCGATTATCGGCGCCACGAAAGTCTCCCAGCTTCGGGACAATATAGGGGCTTTGGAGATCGGATTGACACCGGAGCAGATGATGCGCCTGGACGATGTAAGCCGGATCGATCTTGGCTTTCCTCTTGATTTCCTGGGGGGGGTCCAACAGATCGTCTACGGGAAGACGTTTCCTCTCATCGATAACCACCGACGGCGCAGCTGA
- a CDS encoding 4Fe-4S ferredoxin yields the protein MSGFSGCPGSRTVEFKKEDSREGGAAKVPSQLRQWPIQLHLVSPEAPYYQGADVVLAADCVPFAMGNFHNDFLKGKALAIACPKLDGGQETYVEKIRDWYEEAKINTLTVMIMQVPCCHGLLATAVQALQGSKRKVPIRHVNVGIQGEVLQEEWVET from the coding sequence ATGAGCGGATTTTCAGGATGCCCGGGTTCACGGACGGTTGAGTTCAAGAAGGAGGATTCCCGGGAAGGGGGTGCGGCGAAGGTCCCATCCCAGCTTCGTCAGTGGCCGATCCAGCTTCACCTCGTGTCTCCCGAGGCGCCCTATTACCAGGGGGCGGATGTGGTCCTGGCGGCCGATTGCGTCCCGTTTGCCATGGGGAACTTCCACAACGATTTCCTGAAGGGGAAGGCCCTGGCGATTGCCTGCCCGAAGCTGGACGGGGGACAGGAGACGTACGTGGAAAAGATCAGGGACTGGTACGAGGAGGCGAAGATCAACACCTTGACGGTGATGATCATGCAGGTTCCGTGCTGTCACGGACTGCTGGCGACGGCGGTCCAGGCGCTGCAAGGGAGCAAGAGGAAGGTCCCCATCCGGCACGTGAACGTCGGCATTCAGGGCGAGGTCCTGCAGGAGGAGTGGGTCGAGACGTAA
- a CDS encoding histone deacetylase, which yields MTRYPTGIFYHPSFSRRSYLTVGARLADFPIALDRILKSENVKLYESVPIQLELLLKVHTPGLIEEVKGDPLCSTAWHSAGGVAMAGEKIAEGEIANAFAFIGAGGHHSGRDYFGGYCCFNDVALCIVNLREKYGFKRFAILDTDAHHGDGTRDFFRNDPDILHVCFCGMNYESPDGTKVDVAYTDPRGGRRVERPMNDFYFDLVAQHFPPRVRQFQPDLIFWYFGFDTHQGDYGDIGLTGPCYWNIANLMRELAGKVCGGKLEVVLGGGSHTQLATYLIPPVIERLAGLD from the coding sequence ATGACCAGATACCCGACCGGCATCTTTTATCATCCCTCCTTTTCCCGGCGCAGCTATTTGACCGTCGGGGCGCGATTGGCCGACTTCCCAATAGCCCTGGACAGGATATTGAAGAGCGAGAATGTCAAACTTTACGAATCTGTGCCTATCCAGCTGGAATTACTACTGAAAGTCCATACTCCAGGTCTGATAGAAGAAGTAAAAGGAGATCCCCTTTGTTCCACCGCGTGGCACTCGGCGGGGGGAGTGGCGATGGCGGGAGAAAAAATCGCAGAAGGGGAAATCGCCAATGCCTTTGCCTTCATCGGTGCCGGCGGGCACCATTCGGGGAGGGATTATTTCGGGGGCTACTGCTGCTTCAACGATGTGGCTCTTTGCATCGTTAACCTGAGGGAGAAATACGGCTTCAAGCGTTTCGCTATCCTGGACACCGATGCCCACCACGGGGACGGTACCCGCGATTTTTTCCGGAACGATCCCGATATTCTCCATGTCTGTTTTTGCGGCATGAATTACGAATCCCCCGACGGCACGAAAGTGGATGTAGCCTATACCGATCCTCGGGGGGGGCGACGGGTCGAGCGGCCCATGAATGATTTTTATTTCGATCTGGTGGCGCAGCACTTCCCCCCCCGGGTCCGCCAATTCCAGCCCGACCTGATTTTCTGGTATTTCGGGTTCGACACCCACCAGGGCGACTACGGCGACATCGGCTTGACCGGGCCTTGCTACTGGAACATCGCAAATCTCATGCGGGAACTGGCGGGGAAGGTCTGCGGCGGGAAGCTGGAGGTGGTCCTGGGCGGCGGCTCCCACACCCAGTTGGCTACCTATCTGATACCGCCGGTGATCGAAAGATTGGCGGGGCTGGATTAA
- a CDS encoding malate dehydrogenase, whose amino-acid sequence MARKKIAVIGGGQIGGVLAQLCAQRELGDVVLFDIVEGMPQGKCLDIAEASKIDGFDISLKGTNNYADISGADIIIVTAGLPRKPGMSRDDLIEVNSKIMSQVAEGIKKFAPKSFVVVLSNPLDAMVTLCQRITGIPFTRVIGQAGVLDSARFATFISWELGVSVRDVTAMTLGGHGDDMVPLVRYTSVAGIPVMELLEQKYGNAAKAKEVMDALVNRTRKAGGEVVALLKTGSAFYSPAASTIAMVESVLKDQKRVLPSCVYLNGEFGVKGYFVGVPCILGAGGVEKIIEFKLNAEEQALMDKSVAAVKGLVDTLK is encoded by the coding sequence ATGGCAAGGAAAAAGATTGCGGTTATCGGTGGCGGTCAGATCGGTGGCGTGCTCGCCCAGCTTTGTGCCCAGCGCGAACTCGGCGACGTCGTGCTGTTCGACATCGTCGAGGGGATGCCCCAGGGAAAGTGCCTCGACATCGCCGAGGCTTCCAAGATCGACGGTTTCGATATCTCCCTCAAGGGGACCAACAACTACGCGGATATCTCCGGCGCCGACATCATCATCGTCACGGCGGGCCTCCCCCGAAAGCCCGGCATGAGCCGCGACGACCTGATCGAGGTCAATTCGAAGATCATGAGCCAGGTCGCCGAGGGGATCAAGAAGTTCGCCCCCAAATCCTTCGTCGTCGTCCTCTCCAACCCGCTGGACGCCATGGTCACCCTCTGCCAGAGGATCACCGGCATTCCCTTCACCCGCGTCATCGGCCAGGCCGGGGTGCTCGACTCGGCCCGCTTCGCGACCTTCATCTCCTGGGAGCTCGGCGTCTCCGTCCGCGACGTGACGGCGATGACCCTGGGCGGCCACGGCGACGACATGGTGCCCCTGGTCCGCTACACCAGCGTGGCCGGGATCCCCGTCATGGAGCTTCTGGAGCAGAAGTACGGCAACGCCGCCAAGGCGAAGGAAGTCATGGATGCCCTGGTAAACCGCACCCGTAAGGCCGGCGGCGAGGTGGTCGCCCTCCTGAAGACCGGTTCCGCCTTCTACTCCCCGGCTGCCTCCACCATCGCCATGGTCGAGTCCGTCCTCAAGGACCAGAAGCGCGTCCTCCCCTCCTGCGTCTACCTGAACGGCGAGTTCGGCGTGAAGGGTTACTTCGTCGGCGTGCCTTGCATCCTGGGCGCAGGCGGCGTGGAGAAGATCATCGAGTTCAAGCTCAACGCCGAGGAGCAGGCGTTGATGGACAAGTCGGTAGCGGCCGTCAAGGGGCTGGTCGATACCCTCAAATAG
- a CDS encoding lipid hydroperoxide peroxidase gives MQEKTGIVTFKGKPVTLLGPEIRVGDKAPDFRAVDSGLAPVTLSDFQGRIKIISSVPSLDTPVCDMETRRFNQEAAKLPEKVALITISLDLPFAQKRWCAAAGVDRVNVLSDYQDRSFAQAYGVLIKELKLLSRSIFIVDADNVVRYVQHVKEIGMEPDYTAVLEAVKKFL, from the coding sequence ATGCAGGAGAAAACGGGAATCGTCACGTTCAAGGGTAAACCGGTGACTCTTCTGGGGCCGGAGATCCGCGTGGGGGACAAGGCCCCCGATTTCCGGGCGGTGGATAGCGGCCTGGCGCCGGTCACCCTTTCGGACTTCCAGGGGAGGATCAAGATCATCAGTTCCGTCCCTTCCCTGGATACCCCCGTCTGCGACATGGAAACGCGCCGTTTCAACCAGGAGGCGGCAAAGCTCCCCGAAAAGGTCGCGTTGATCACGATCAGCCTGGATCTGCCGTTCGCACAGAAGCGATGGTGCGCCGCCGCCGGAGTGGACCGGGTGAACGTCCTCTCCGATTACCAGGACCGCTCTTTCGCCCAGGCCTACGGAGTGCTGATCAAGGAGCTCAAGCTCCTGTCCCGGTCCATCTTCATCGTTGATGCGGACAACGTGGTCCGGTACGTCCAGCATGTCAAGGAAATCGGCATGGAACCCGACTACACCGCTGTCCTCGAGGCGGTCAAGAAGTTTTTGTAA
- a CDS encoding repressor LexA yields the protein MGNPLTPSQRQALTFIREFMAHHRFAPTAKEIADRFGIAEKNGFYYLDVLERKGYLRRGKHQPRRIELLGEPLPRSPVRVPVLGRIPAGSPSEAIEGIEEELFLDPSLLGEGEVFSLRVKGDSMVEAHICDGDYVLVRAQPDAEAGEIIVAVIDGEATVKRFGRQRGKVRLEAANPAYPPLVVPVDSPSFRIAGKVIGVFRKV from the coding sequence ATGGGCAACCCTCTCACCCCGTCTCAACGGCAAGCCCTGACGTTCATCCGGGAGTTCATGGCGCACCACCGTTTCGCGCCCACGGCGAAAGAGATCGCCGACCGCTTCGGGATCGCCGAGAAAAACGGCTTCTATTACCTGGATGTCCTGGAACGCAAGGGGTACCTCCGGCGCGGGAAGCACCAGCCCCGCCGGATTGAGCTTTTAGGAGAGCCCCTGCCCCGATCTCCCGTACGGGTCCCCGTCCTGGGCCGGATCCCCGCCGGCAGCCCTTCGGAGGCGATCGAGGGCATCGAGGAGGAGCTTTTCCTGGACCCCTCCCTGCTCGGGGAGGGGGAGGTCTTCTCCCTGCGCGTCAAGGGGGACAGCATGGTGGAGGCCCACATCTGCGACGGGGATTACGTCCTCGTCCGGGCACAACCAGACGCCGAGGCCGGGGAAATCATCGTGGCGGTGATCGACGGAGAAGCCACGGTCAAACGGTTCGGCAGGCAAAGGGGAAAGGTCCGGCTCGAGGCGGCCAACCCGGCATACCCGCCGCTCGTCGTTCCCGTCGACTCCCCTTCCTTCCGCATCGCGGGCAAGGTCATCGGCGTTTTCCGGAAAGTTTAG
- a CDS encoding nucleoside-diphosphate sugar epimerase, whose translation MADKKIIAVVGATGAQGGGLARAVLIDKSGGFAVRALTRDVRSDKAKELAELGAEVVAADVDDVESLKRAFKGAHGAFCVTFFWAHFSPEKEFAEASAMAHAAKHAGIQHVIWSTLEDTRKWVPPGDSRMPTLMGKYKVPHFDSKGEADRVFTDLGLPTTFLLTSFYWDNMIYFGMGPKKGPDGNLAITLPMGDKKLPGIAAEDIGKCAYGIFKKGREFIGKTVGIAGEHLTGAQMAAALTKALGQEVRYNSVPPEVYRSFGFPGAEDLGNMFQFKRDFEKVFCGARNPDVARALNPSLQTFDGWLARNKSRIPLVE comes from the coding sequence ATGGCCGATAAGAAGATCATCGCGGTGGTGGGTGCGACCGGCGCGCAGGGCGGCGGTCTGGCCCGGGCCGTCTTGATCGACAAGAGCGGCGGCTTCGCCGTGCGCGCCCTTACGAGAGACGTCCGTTCCGACAAGGCGAAAGAACTGGCGGAGCTGGGCGCCGAAGTTGTCGCAGCCGACGTCGACGATGTGGAGAGCCTGAAGAGGGCGTTCAAAGGCGCCCACGGGGCATTCTGTGTCACCTTCTTCTGGGCACACTTTTCGCCCGAGAAGGAATTTGCCGAGGCCAGCGCCATGGCCCATGCGGCGAAACACGCCGGCATCCAGCACGTCATCTGGTCAACCCTCGAAGACACGCGCAAGTGGGTTCCTCCCGGCGACAGCCGTATGCCCACCCTCATGGGGAAGTACAAGGTGCCGCACTTCGACTCCAAGGGCGAGGCCGACCGGGTCTTCACCGACCTCGGTTTGCCGACGACGTTCCTGCTGACGTCGTTCTACTGGGACAACATGATCTATTTCGGCATGGGTCCCAAGAAGGGCCCGGACGGCAATCTGGCGATCACGCTGCCCATGGGCGACAAGAAGCTCCCTGGCATCGCGGCCGAGGACATCGGCAAGTGCGCCTACGGCATTTTCAAGAAGGGCCGCGAGTTCATCGGCAAGACCGTCGGAATCGCCGGCGAGCACTTGACCGGCGCGCAGATGGCCGCCGCGCTCACCAAGGCGCTGGGTCAAGAGGTGCGCTACAACAGCGTGCCACCCGAGGTATACCGCAGCTTCGGCTTTCCGGGCGCCGAGGACCTCGGCAACATGTTCCAGTTCAAGCGCGACTTCGAGAAAGTCTTCTGCGGCGCGCGCAACCCCGACGTCGCCCGAGCCCTTAACCCCTCGCTGCAAACCTTCGACGGGTGGCTCGCACGGAACAAGAGCCGCATCCCGCTGGTGGAGTAG